One window of Stenotrophomonas indicatrix genomic DNA carries:
- the zipA gene encoding cell division protein ZipA: MSDTALLRIGILAAGLLLVAAIFLFGRPKKKPQGRRLDSAEPTSGERREPVLGEDGVPVAGDRVEPGMGETVEQAELGLPDVDGAASDLGKRATQDFDKIVSLFVAARAGEQLRGEDIVVAAEKTGLVFGHMNVFHRLVEGHPERGPIFSMASIMKPGSFDMGNIRAMETPAIAFFLTLPAPLTALDAWEKMLPTVQRMAELLDGVVLDDSRNALGRQRIAHIRDELRAYDRQHQAPPLTKTPRW, translated from the coding sequence ATGTCCGACACGGCACTGTTGCGCATCGGCATCCTGGCCGCCGGCCTGCTGTTGGTCGCTGCGATCTTCCTGTTTGGCCGCCCGAAAAAGAAGCCTCAGGGCCGTCGCCTCGATAGCGCCGAACCGACCAGCGGCGAGCGTCGCGAGCCGGTGCTGGGCGAGGATGGCGTGCCTGTGGCCGGCGACCGCGTCGAGCCCGGCATGGGCGAGACGGTCGAGCAGGCCGAACTGGGGCTGCCCGATGTCGATGGCGCGGCCAGCGACCTGGGCAAGCGCGCCACGCAGGATTTCGACAAGATCGTTTCACTGTTCGTGGCCGCCCGCGCCGGTGAGCAGCTGCGCGGCGAAGACATCGTCGTGGCAGCGGAAAAGACCGGCCTGGTGTTTGGCCACATGAATGTCTTCCACCGGCTGGTGGAAGGGCATCCCGAGCGAGGCCCGATCTTCTCGATGGCCAGCATCATGAAGCCGGGCAGCTTCGACATGGGCAACATCCGCGCCATGGAAACTCCGGCCATCGCCTTCTTCCTGACCCTGCCGGCGCCGCTGACCGCGCTGGACGCCTGGGAGAAGATGCTGCCGACCGTGCAGCGCATGGCCGAGCTGCTCGATGGCGTGGTGCTGGATGACAGCCGCAACGCGCTCGGTCGCCAGCGCATCGCCCACATCCGTGATGAGCTGCGTGCCTATGACCGGCAGCACCAGGCACCGCCGCTGACCAAAACCCCGCGCTGGTAA
- the ligA gene encoding NAD-dependent DNA ligase LigA, translated as MPMSPSPAERAEDLRRQIAQANRAYHELDAPEIPDVDYDRLVRELEALEREHPDLARADSPTQQVGARPSGRFAEVTHAVPMLSLSNAFSDEEVADFVRRIDERLRRGTLRFSAEPKMDGLAISLRYEDGHFVLGATRGDGSTGEDVTANLREIGDIPKRLRGKDWPDVLEVRGEVYMARADFEAYNERARLHGGKVLANPRNAAAGSLRQLDPKISAQRRLSFFTYGTGEVQGGELPDTHSGTLAQLRDWGFPVSDLCKVVEGSDGLLAYYRDIGERRDSLAFDIDGVVYKLDDRAGQHSMGFVSRAPRWAIAHKFPAQEQSTTLEAIEIQIGRTGAATPVARLAPVAVAGVIVSNATLHNADQIARLDVRVGDSVIVRRAGDVIPEVVSVILDRRPAGTTPWQMPTSCPVCGSEIVREEGAAAWRCSGELSCPAQRKEAIAHFASRRAMDIDGLGDKYIETLVDAGIVRSVADLYRLTRDQLLHLKLVLDAEDPSALAASLKLHLPAEGSGAVLNAVLKLDGNDAGWRAQALAQPAAFEWNTKKIATKWADNLIAAIDASRDATLERLLFALGIEHVGESTAKALAQWFGDLALIRRLPWPLFKRVPDIGGEVARSLGHFFEQEGNQQAIDALLQVGQVRISDVHPPSAKLREGLDLAQLLVEAEIPGITRLRAEKLVAALPSAQSVLDAEHGQFVNAGLPDDTARGVADWLDSEGHGAMLLAAEVEMKHILTSAPALAEVVAGPLDGQTVVLTGTLAQLNRDTAKERLEALGAKVSGSVSKKTSFVVAGTEAGSKLDKAQSLGVPVWDEERLLAYLAEHE; from the coding sequence ATTCCGATGAGCCCCAGCCCCGCCGAACGTGCCGAAGACCTGCGCCGGCAGATCGCCCAGGCCAATCGCGCCTATCACGAGCTGGATGCGCCGGAGATCCCCGACGTCGACTACGACCGCCTGGTGCGTGAGCTGGAGGCGCTGGAGCGCGAGCATCCCGATCTTGCCCGTGCCGACAGCCCGACCCAGCAGGTGGGGGCACGCCCGTCGGGACGCTTCGCCGAAGTCACCCATGCTGTGCCAATGCTGTCGCTGTCCAATGCCTTCAGCGATGAGGAAGTCGCCGATTTCGTGCGCCGCATCGATGAGCGCCTGCGCCGCGGCACGCTGCGGTTTTCCGCCGAACCGAAGATGGACGGCCTGGCGATCAGCCTGCGCTACGAGGACGGCCATTTCGTGCTGGGCGCCACCCGTGGCGATGGCAGCACCGGCGAGGACGTGACCGCCAACCTGCGCGAGATCGGCGACATCCCCAAGCGACTGAGAGGCAAGGACTGGCCGGATGTGCTGGAGGTGCGCGGCGAGGTCTACATGGCCCGTGCCGACTTCGAGGCGTACAACGAGCGCGCGCGCCTGCACGGTGGCAAGGTGCTGGCCAATCCGCGCAACGCCGCCGCCGGTTCGCTGCGCCAGCTTGACCCCAAGATCAGCGCGCAGCGCAGGCTCAGTTTCTTCACCTACGGTACCGGTGAAGTGCAGGGTGGTGAGCTGCCCGATACGCACTCGGGCACGCTGGCGCAGCTGCGCGACTGGGGTTTCCCGGTCAGCGACCTGTGCAAGGTGGTGGAAGGCAGCGACGGCCTGCTGGCGTACTACCGTGACATCGGCGAGCGTCGCGACAGCCTGGCATTCGATATCGATGGTGTGGTCTACAAGCTAGATGACCGCGCCGGCCAGCACTCCATGGGCTTCGTTTCGCGCGCACCGCGCTGGGCCATCGCGCACAAGTTCCCGGCGCAGGAACAGAGCACTACGCTGGAGGCCATCGAAATCCAGATCGGCCGCACCGGTGCTGCCACGCCGGTGGCACGTCTTGCACCGGTCGCGGTGGCCGGTGTGATCGTCTCCAACGCCACCCTGCACAACGCTGACCAGATCGCGCGCCTGGACGTGCGCGTGGGTGACAGCGTGATCGTGCGCCGTGCCGGCGATGTGATTCCGGAAGTGGTCAGCGTCATCCTCGATCGCCGCCCTGCGGGCACCACACCTTGGCAGATGCCGACCAGCTGCCCGGTGTGCGGCTCGGAAATCGTGCGCGAGGAAGGGGCTGCTGCCTGGCGTTGTTCGGGCGAGCTGTCCTGCCCGGCGCAGCGCAAGGAGGCTATCGCCCACTTCGCCTCGCGACGGGCGATGGATATCGATGGTCTCGGCGACAAGTACATCGAAACCCTGGTGGACGCCGGCATCGTCAGGAGCGTGGCCGATCTGTACCGCCTCACCCGCGACCAGCTGCTGCACCTGAAGCTGGTGCTGGATGCGGAAGATCCTTCCGCGCTCGCGGCCAGCCTGAAACTGCACCTGCCGGCCGAAGGCAGCGGCGCGGTGCTCAACGCAGTGCTGAAGCTGGATGGCAACGATGCGGGGTGGCGCGCGCAGGCATTGGCGCAGCCGGCAGCCTTCGAATGGAACACGAAGAAGATCGCCACCAAGTGGGCTGACAACCTGATCGCTGCGATCGATGCCAGCCGTGATGCGACACTGGAGCGACTGCTGTTCGCACTGGGCATCGAGCACGTCGGCGAGAGCACCGCCAAGGCACTGGCACAGTGGTTTGGTGATCTGGCGTTGATCCGCCGTCTGCCGTGGCCGTTGTTCAAGCGCGTGCCCGACATCGGTGGCGAAGTGGCGCGCTCGCTGGGCCACTTCTTCGAACAGGAAGGCAACCAGCAGGCCATCGACGCGCTGCTGCAGGTGGGTCAGGTGCGCATCAGCGACGTGCACCCGCCAAGTGCGAAGCTGCGCGAGGGGCTGGACCTTGCCCAGCTGCTGGTCGAAGCGGAGATTCCCGGCATCACCCGCCTGCGTGCCGAGAAACTGGTCGCAGCACTACCCAGCGCACAATCGGTGCTGGATGCCGAGCACGGCCAGTTCGTCAACGCCGGCCTGCCCGATGACACCGCGCGAGGCGTCGCTGACTGGCTGGACAGCGAGGGCCATGGCGCGATGTTGCTGGCCGCCGAAGTGGAGATGAAGCACATCCTGACCAGCGCGCCGGCCCTGGCCGAAGTGGTGGCCGGCCCGCTGGACGGGCAGACGGTGGTTCTGACCGGCACGCTGGCCCAGCTCAATCGCGATACCGCCAAGGAGCGCCTCGAGGCGCTGGGCGCCAAGGTATCCGGCAGCGTGTCGAAGAAGACCAGTTTCGTGGTTGCCGGCACCGAGGCCGGTTCCAAGCTGGACAAGGCGCAATCGCTGGGCGTTCCGGTGTGGGATGAAGAGCGCCTGCTGGCCTACCTCGCCGAACACGAATGA
- the mtnA gene encoding S-methyl-5-thioribose-1-phosphate isomerase: MNTATDLDYARYDHIRPILWTGDTLQLLDQRKLPFVVEHVACHDSDEVAAAIHALTVRGAPAIGIAAAWGVVLAARDVQAADGAHALQQLEPALQRLNASRPTAVNLAWALARMRRCLGAAGADWKALLEAEAQAIAEEDLAANRHMGALGAGLIEAGSGVLTHCNTGSLATAGFGTALGVIRAGMAQDRIARVFAGETRPWLQGARLTVWELQQDGIDATLIADSAASHLMKTGAVQWVIVGADRICANGDTANKIGTYQLAIAARHHGVKFMVVAPSSTVDMDTVDGSQIEIEQRDPGELYGVGGTRTVAEGIAAWNPVFDVTPGELIDAIVTERGVILNPTAENMRAAFGG; the protein is encoded by the coding sequence ATGAACACTGCCACCGACCTCGACTACGCCCGCTACGACCACATCCGCCCGATCCTGTGGACCGGCGATACCCTGCAACTGCTTGACCAGCGAAAGCTGCCGTTCGTGGTCGAGCATGTGGCCTGCCATGACAGCGATGAGGTGGCCGCCGCCATCCATGCCCTGACCGTGCGCGGTGCGCCGGCCATCGGCATCGCTGCCGCCTGGGGTGTGGTGCTGGCCGCACGTGATGTGCAGGCCGCCGACGGCGCGCACGCGCTGCAGCAGCTGGAACCGGCGCTGCAGCGGCTGAACGCCTCACGCCCGACCGCGGTGAACCTGGCCTGGGCGCTGGCACGCATGCGACGTTGCCTGGGAGCTGCCGGTGCCGACTGGAAGGCGCTGCTGGAGGCCGAGGCACAGGCCATCGCTGAAGAAGACCTGGCCGCCAACCGCCATATGGGTGCCCTTGGTGCTGGCCTGATCGAGGCCGGCAGTGGCGTGTTGACCCATTGCAATACCGGTTCGCTGGCCACCGCCGGCTTCGGTACGGCGCTGGGCGTGATCCGTGCCGGCATGGCCCAGGACCGCATTGCCCGCGTGTTTGCCGGCGAGACCCGGCCGTGGTTGCAAGGCGCGCGCCTGACCGTGTGGGAGCTGCAGCAGGACGGCATCGACGCGACGCTGATCGCCGACTCGGCCGCTTCGCACCTGATGAAGACCGGTGCCGTGCAGTGGGTGATCGTTGGCGCCGACCGCATCTGCGCCAACGGCGATACGGCCAACAAGATCGGCACCTACCAGCTGGCCATCGCGGCCCGCCACCACGGGGTGAAGTTCATGGTCGTGGCGCCGTCCTCGACGGTGGACATGGATACCGTGGACGGCAGCCAGATCGAGATCGAGCAGCGCGACCCGGGCGAACTGTACGGCGTGGGCGGCACCCGCACCGTGGCCGAGGGCATCGCCGCCTGGAACCCGGTGTTCGATGTCACCCCGGGCGAGCTGATCGATGCCATCGTGACCGAGCGGGGGGTGATCCTGAACCCGACCGCGGAGAACATGCGCGCCGCCTTCGGCGGTTGA
- a CDS encoding N-acetyltransferase family protein, producing MQTAPLDFRLATRADEELLIALMRDFYAEDKIEFDDSRVRRGVDALLADPRNGEVLLWLDEAAAVVGYAVIAMGFSLEQGGHFMLLDELYLSHRARGRGRGKRALAICEQRARGRGVSRLRLEVNHHNELARRLYLASGYIDDTRDLLTLPLDHPRPEGIL from the coding sequence ATGCAGACCGCCCCGCTGGATTTCCGCCTGGCCACCCGTGCCGACGAGGAACTGCTGATTGCGCTGATGCGCGATTTCTACGCCGAAGACAAGATCGAATTCGACGATTCGCGCGTGCGCCGTGGTGTCGATGCGCTGTTGGCAGATCCGCGCAACGGCGAAGTGCTGCTGTGGCTGGACGAGGCTGCCGCCGTGGTTGGCTATGCGGTGATCGCGATGGGCTTCAGCCTGGAGCAGGGCGGCCATTTCATGCTGCTGGACGAGCTCTACCTCAGCCATCGCGCGCGTGGCCGTGGCCGTGGCAAGCGGGCACTGGCCATCTGCGAACAGCGCGCGCGTGGGCGCGGGGTCAGCCGGCTGCGGCTGGAGGTCAACCATCACAACGAACTGGCGCGCCGCCTGTACCTGGCCAGCGGCTACATCGACGACACCCGCGATCTGCTGACCCTGCCGCTGGACCATCCGCGCCCGGAGGGCATCCTGTGA
- a CDS encoding pyridoxal phosphate-dependent aminotransferase — protein sequence MTLPASRRHFLQLAGAGLALAGSGLPRSAQAQPATVAPPNANEGAVLLNFNECPYGPSPAAQQAARDSIASCGRYRFALAGEVRDAFVAQAGIPADHMRLYPGSSEPLSRAATLWTGPQAGLVVADPTFETLGEMAAARGAHVQKVPLRNDGAHDLRAMVAAAHARPTGLLYVCNPNNPTGSISPTEELAWLLANKPAGTRVLLDEAYLQYSEQPSLIAQVARRDDLIVLRTFSKLYGMAGLRLGVAAAHPERLRELASLGENPLPVPALAAALASLRDPQLVPQRRLQNAKARQTTIAWLGKRGFDCLPTEANCFVVDVQRDGAAFAKAMADNGVVIGRSWPIWPQRVRVTVGTEEEMARFRSAFAKVAGVPA from the coding sequence GTGACCCTGCCCGCCTCCCGTCGCCACTTCCTGCAACTGGCCGGCGCCGGCCTCGCCCTTGCCGGCAGCGGCCTGCCCCGGTCGGCCCAGGCACAGCCAGCGACTGTGGCCCCGCCAAACGCCAATGAAGGCGCGGTACTGCTGAACTTCAACGAGTGCCCGTATGGCCCCTCGCCCGCCGCCCAGCAGGCGGCACGCGACAGCATCGCCAGTTGCGGGCGTTACCGTTTCGCCTTGGCCGGTGAGGTACGCGATGCCTTCGTTGCCCAGGCCGGCATTCCCGCCGACCACATGCGCCTGTATCCGGGTTCCAGCGAACCGCTGAGCCGTGCGGCGACGCTGTGGACCGGCCCGCAGGCTGGCCTGGTGGTGGCCGACCCGACCTTCGAGACGCTGGGCGAGATGGCAGCCGCGCGCGGCGCCCATGTGCAGAAGGTGCCACTGCGCAATGACGGCGCGCACGACCTGCGCGCGATGGTGGCCGCCGCACACGCGCGACCGACCGGCCTGCTGTACGTGTGCAATCCCAACAATCCCACCGGATCGATCAGTCCCACCGAGGAACTGGCCTGGCTGCTGGCCAACAAGCCTGCCGGCACCCGCGTGCTGCTGGACGAGGCCTATCTGCAGTACAGCGAACAGCCCAGCCTGATTGCACAGGTGGCCAGGCGCGATGACCTGATCGTGCTGCGCACGTTCTCCAAGCTGTACGGCATGGCCGGCCTGCGCCTCGGCGTGGCGGCGGCACATCCCGAGCGCCTGCGCGAGCTGGCCAGCCTGGGCGAGAATCCGCTGCCGGTGCCCGCGCTTGCGGCGGCACTGGCCAGCCTGCGTGACCCGCAGCTGGTTCCGCAGCGACGCCTGCAGAATGCCAAGGCCCGGCAGACCACCATCGCTTGGCTGGGCAAGCGCGGCTTCGACTGCCTGCCGACGGAAGCGAACTGCTTCGTGGTGGATGTGCAACGTGACGGTGCGGCCTTCGCCAAGGCGATGGCGGACAACGGCGTGGTGATTGGCCGCAGTTGGCCGATCTGGCCGCAGCGCGTGCGCGTGACCGTGGGCACCGAGGAAGAGATGGCGCGCTTCCGCAGCGCGTTCGCGAAGGTTGCGGGCGTACCGGCCTGA
- the epmA gene encoding EF-P lysine aminoacylase EpmA produces MSEALLRSLQQRATLNALVRRFFAERGVLEVETPILSVAGNTEPNIDSFHTDFSGHVDAGGRRRWLRTSPEFPLKRLLAAGVGDCYELGRVFRNGEAGGRHNPEFTMLEWYRLGWDHHRLLQETAELVGQALALVGRSATLRVLSYRELFQQHAGVDPFDADESALRAALGEVHIDPVGLTRDDWLDLLMTHRIQPHFDDAVMTVVHDWPASQAALARIRAGTPPLAERFELYLGAVELANGYHELNDAAEQRARFQHDLQRRHARGQVQPALDEALLRALPSMPACAGVAVGIDRLLMAMHRTPRIADVLAFDFAHA; encoded by the coding sequence GTGAGCGAGGCACTGCTGCGCAGCCTGCAACAGCGCGCCACCCTCAATGCGCTGGTGCGGCGCTTCTTCGCCGAGCGTGGCGTGCTGGAGGTGGAAACGCCGATCCTGTCGGTGGCGGGCAACACCGAGCCGAACATCGACAGCTTCCACACCGATTTCAGTGGCCACGTCGATGCCGGCGGTCGACGCCGCTGGCTGCGTACCTCGCCGGAATTCCCACTAAAGCGACTGCTCGCTGCCGGCGTGGGCGACTGCTATGAACTGGGCAGGGTGTTCCGCAATGGCGAAGCAGGCGGCCGCCACAATCCCGAGTTCACCATGCTGGAGTGGTATCGGCTTGGCTGGGACCACCATCGGTTGCTGCAGGAAACCGCGGAACTGGTGGGGCAGGCACTGGCGCTGGTGGGCCGCAGCGCGACGTTGCGTGTGCTGAGCTATCGCGAACTGTTCCAGCAACACGCAGGCGTGGACCCGTTTGATGCCGATGAGTCAGCGCTGCGCGCCGCGCTGGGCGAGGTGCACATCGATCCGGTGGGCCTGACCCGCGATGACTGGCTGGATCTGTTGATGACCCACCGTATCCAACCGCATTTCGATGACGCGGTCATGACCGTCGTCCACGACTGGCCCGCCAGCCAGGCGGCACTGGCGCGCATCCGCGCCGGCACGCCGCCGTTGGCCGAGCGTTTCGAGCTGTACCTGGGCGCGGTGGAGCTGGCCAACGGTTATCACGAACTGAACGATGCGGCTGAACAACGCGCGCGTTTCCAGCATGACCTGCAGCGCCGCCACGCACGGGGGCAGGTGCAGCCCGCGCTGGATGAAGCGTTGCTGCGGGCACTGCCTTCAATGCCGGCCTGTGCCGGCGTTGCCGTTGGCATTGATCGCCTGCTGATGGCGATGCACCGCACACCGCGCATCGCCGACGTGCTCGCATTCGATTTCGCCCACGCATGA
- a CDS encoding DUF3011 domain-containing protein, which produces MVKWFAVVAAPIYSVAIWGGLLPSTASAQSLGYDSEVVTCESRDMGWVHCDLDVSNGVDLIRQLSSNSCIRGSEWGTDRSGVWVTLGCRAEFRARRAETDAAAPSTEGRKRLVRRVVRCESNGRPQSCPVRLDGAPVRLLRQLSVLPCREGQGWGYKRNEVWTTRGCQGDFEVADEQGRFVDMPRRLTCESKSKKRRFCGASISTSAIVTNQLSSTPCEEGNTWGWNRNGIWVDGGCRAEFSVN; this is translated from the coding sequence TTGGTCAAGTGGTTTGCGGTTGTAGCGGCACCGATTTACTCCGTGGCGATATGGGGTGGCCTGCTTCCGTCGACCGCATCGGCGCAGTCGCTTGGCTATGACAGCGAAGTGGTGACCTGCGAATCCCGCGACATGGGTTGGGTGCACTGCGATCTCGACGTCAGCAACGGAGTCGATCTGATCCGCCAGTTGTCCAGCAACAGCTGCATCCGTGGCAGCGAGTGGGGCACCGACCGCAGTGGCGTGTGGGTGACCTTGGGCTGCCGTGCCGAGTTCCGCGCGCGCCGGGCAGAGACGGATGCAGCGGCGCCGTCGACCGAGGGTCGCAAGCGTCTGGTGCGACGGGTGGTGCGCTGTGAGTCCAACGGTCGCCCGCAGAGTTGCCCGGTGCGCCTGGATGGTGCGCCGGTGCGGTTGCTGCGCCAGCTGTCGGTGCTGCCGTGCCGGGAAGGACAGGGCTGGGGCTACAAGCGCAATGAGGTGTGGACCACCCGGGGTTGCCAAGGTGACTTCGAGGTGGCTGACGAGCAGGGCCGTTTCGTCGACATGCCGCGCCGGCTGACCTGCGAATCCAAGTCCAAGAAGCGCCGCTTCTGTGGCGCCAGCATCTCCACCAGCGCCATCGTCACCAACCAGCTTTCCAGTACCCCGTGCGAGGAAGGCAACACCTGGGGCTGGAACCGCAACGGCATCTGGGTCGACGGCGGCTGCCGGGCCGAATTCTCGGTGAACTGA